DNA sequence from the Actinomycetes bacterium genome:
TCACGGGCTCGTCTCCGGGCCCGAGAAGCGCCACCTGGCGTATCTCGATCTCCTCACCGAAGTCAGCCTCGCGGGTCCAGTCGAAGTCGACCTTCACCCCTTCTGACTCCTCCGCGGCCCGCGCCTCGGCTCGCTCCTCCCGCTCGGCGGCGTTCACCTTCTTCAGGTAGGCGCCGGCGACCTCGGCGGCCGGCCCCTCGAGCTGAAGCTCGCCGTGGTCGAGCCAGGCCGCCCGGTCACACATGGTCTCGACCGTGTCCATGCCGTGTGTCACCACGACCACGGTCACGCCCTTCTTGCGCAGGTCGTACAGGTGCTCGAAGCAGCGCCGCATGAACTGCTCATCGCCGACCGCAATCACCTCGTCGATGATGAGGATCTCGGGGTCGACGTGCACGGCCACGGAGAACCCGAGCCGCACGTACATGCCCGAGGAGTAGATCTTCACCGGCGAGTCGATGAACTCCCCGACTCCGGCAAAGTCGACGATGTCGTCGAACACCTTGTCGATCTGCTTGCGGTTCATGCCCAGGATCGTGGCGTTCATGTACACGTTCTCGCGGCCGGTGAGGTCTGGGTGGAATCCGGCGCCGAGTTCCAGCAACGTCGAGATCCGGCCGGTGGCGGAAACCTGCCCCTCGGTGGGGCGGTAGATGCCGGCAATGCACCGCAGCAGCGTGGACTTGCCACAGCCGTTGTGACCGATGAGCGCGTACATCGAGCCTTCGGGTATCTCCAGGGAAACATCCCTGAGTGCCCAGAACTGATCTGTTCCGGCACTGCGGTCCCGGCGGGTCACCAGTTCCTTCACCGAGCTGGCGCGGTCGGTCTGCAACCTGAACTTCTTCGAGACGTTGTCGACGATGATCGCGCTCATCTCACAGCTCCTCGATCACTTTGGGTGCGTTGCGCGAGAAGATCCACCAGCCCAGCACGAGGCTGGCGACAGCAGAACCCACCATGACCGACCAGTTCACCGCGGTCGGCATCGAGTGGAGGTAGAAGGCGTTGCGCATGCCGTCTGCGTAGTGCGTCAGGGGGTTCAGGCGGATGAGCGTCTGCCATCCATCGGGCACGATGGAGAGCGGGTAGACGATCGGGGTCGCGTAGAACATGACCTGCAGTCCGATTCCGACCAGGTAGCCGACGTCCCGGAAGCGGATGTTCCCGAGGCCCACGACGAGGCCCAGGCCGTAGGCGAACAGCGCCAGGAGGATCAGCACGGGCAGCCCGATGACGAAGGTCCAGCTGACGTTGCCGACCAGCACCATGAAACCCATCAGGATCAGCGTCTCCAGACCTGCCTGCAGTGCCGTCGTCATCAGGCCGGAGACCATCGGGCACTCGGGCGGGAAGTAGGTCCTGGTTAGCAGCCCTCCGGCAGAGGCGAAGTTGGCGATCAGGGTGTTGATGGTCCCGGAGAAGAAGTTCCAGGCCACCAGGGCGCTGAACAGGTAGAGCGCAAAGCTGCTCGTCGTACCATTGCCGGCGACCGGGGGTTCCGCCCGCAGGAACACGCCGAACACCACCGTGAACACCGCAAGGGTCACGGCCGGGTTGATCAGCGACCACAGCCACCCGAGAACGCTCTTCTTGTATCGGGATTTCAGGTCTCGCTGGGCGAGGTTGCCGATCAGCGTGCGGTACTGCCAGACCTGCGCGGGCGTGGACAAAGAACACCTCTGGTAGGGGGAGAACCAACGGTACCAGTGGCGCCACTCAGGGCCGGAAACCCTCCTACAGTGATGACCGTCACCGCGACGGAGGTACGCACGTGGGTCTCAAGGACAGGTTCAGGGCGACATTGGGCGCCCTCAAGCAGCTCCCCGACGTGCATCGTCGCGTGCTGCGCCTCGAGGAGCAGGCCGCCCATGACACGGCCCTGCTGGCCGAGGTCAACCAGCGCACGCTGGCGCTCAGCCACCAGGTCGAGCACATCGAGTCGCTGCTCTCGCAGGTCGACCCGCAGGCAACCAACGACATCGCGATCGGCGTTCGCGACTCGGTACGCGAGCTGAGCATCGAGCTCACCGAGCAGGCCAACCGTACATCCGAGCTGCTGGCCCAGCTGTCGGAGCGCGCCGAATCCACCTAGCCCGCGGACTGGCGAGCCTACGCCCGCCTACTCGGCGGCTTCGGTGAGGGCTTCGGACAACGCGGGGTGCACGAATATGCACTCGGCGATGTCGTTGACCGTGAGGCCGTTGGTGACAGCCACCGCGATCACTGCGATCAGCTCTGCTGCCGCGCTGCCCACGATCGAGCCGCCGAGCACCACCCCGGTCGCGGGGTCCGAGATGATCTTCACGAACCCCCGGGGGTCGTTGTTGATCAAGGCCTTCGCGGAACTGGCGAAGGGCACCTTGGTTACCCTCACCTTGCGACCCTCGGCGAACGCGTCGGCCTCGGCGAGGCCCACATCCGCGATCTCGGGCTCGGTGAAGATCGCCGAGGCGGCCTTCTCGTAGTCGAGGTGGCGGTGGTCGACCTTGTGCAGGCCCATCACGTGCTCGGCGATCTTGCGGCCCTGCATCGAGGCCACCGAGCTGAGCGGCAGCTTGCCCGACACGTCGCCGGCCACGTAGATGTGCGGCACGTTGGTGCGCATGTGGTGGTCGACCTCGGCCACCCAGTCGCCGTCCATCTCCACACCGGCTGCCT
Encoded proteins:
- a CDS encoding ABC transporter ATP-binding protein is translated as MSAIIVDNVSKKFRLQTDRASSVKELVTRRDRSAGTDQFWALRDVSLEIPEGSMYALIGHNGCGKSTLLRCIAGIYRPTEGQVSATGRISTLLELGAGFHPDLTGRENVYMNATILGMNRKQIDKVFDDIVDFAGVGEFIDSPVKIYSSGMYVRLGFSVAVHVDPEILIIDEVIAVGDEQFMRRCFEHLYDLRKKGVTVVVVTHGMDTVETMCDRAAWLDHGELQLEGPAAEVAGAYLKKVNAAEREERAEARAAEESEGVKVDFDWTREADFGEEIEIRQVALLGPGDEPVNTLEPGERFAIKIDYMAHERVEEPVFGYGIHTESGVHVSGSNTKLDGTSTGTLEGPGSVLLELGQLRLLPGKYEFTIAVNDRWVQHVYDRHVRRYVLTVHRGEDAVGAGLVELDATWSLPEER
- a CDS encoding ABC transporter permease; the protein is MSTPAQVWQYRTLIGNLAQRDLKSRYKKSVLGWLWSLINPAVTLAVFTVVFGVFLRAEPPVAGNGTTSSFALYLFSALVAWNFFSGTINTLIANFASAGGLLTRTYFPPECPMVSGLMTTALQAGLETLILMGFMVLVGNVSWTFVIGLPVLILLALFAYGLGLVVGLGNIRFRDVGYLVGIGLQVMFYATPIVYPLSIVPDGWQTLIRLNPLTHYADGMRNAFYLHSMPTAVNWSVMVGSAVASLVLGWWIFSRNAPKVIEEL